DNA sequence from the bacterium genome:
CCGCTCGACCGCGCCGCCGTCGCGCGCGCGGCGCGCGAGACCGGACGGCTGGTCACCGTCGAGGAGCACTTCATCGACGGCGGTCTGGGCGGCGCCGTCGCCGAGATCCTCGCCGAGACCGGCGCCGCCCGCCTGCGCCGCGTCGGCGTCCGCGACCGCTTCTGCACCGAGGTCGCCCCGTACCCCGAGCTGCTGCGCCTGCACGGCATCGATGCCGAGGGCGTCGTCGCCGCGGTGCGCGAGCTCCTCGACGACTGAACGGCCCAGCAGTACAGGCGGCGTCGCGAGGGCGAGGGACTGTGCGCCAGATCAGGCGCCGAACCGGAGGCAAACCGGTCGGTGTTGTCGAGGATTCGGCAACGAAGAGCTGGCGCACGAGACCCGCCCGCAGCGGCCGACCTGTTTGTCAACGGGCTGCTACGCGAACTGGAACGCGACCTTGATGCAGCCGGTGCGCTTGCGGATGGCGGTCAGGAAGGCGTCCCGCCAGTCCGCGAGGCCGTAGCGGTGGGTGACCAGGAAGGCGAGGTCCACCTCGCCGGCGGCGCAGAGGTCGATGTAGTGCTCGATGGCGTGCTTACGGACGCCGCGGAACTCCTCGACGCCGAAGGCGTTGGAGCCGACGACGCGCAGCTCCTTGAAGTAGAGCGGCGTCCACTCGAAGCGCTTCGGCGCCTCGACGCCGATGATCGACAGGATGCCGCGCGGCCGCACCAGGCGCAGGCCGATCTCGATCGTGTCCGGCGAGCAGATCGAGTCGTAGACGGCGTCGACGCCGCCCGCCAGCATCGGCAGCCCGTGCCAGCGCGACCCCCACGGCCGCGCCCCGGTGAGGCGGGCGATCGTGGCGATGATCTCCTTGCCCTTGCGGCTGGTGATCACCTCGCTGGCGCCGAGCCGGCGCGCCGCCTCCTCCTGCTGCGGATAGCGGGCGATGACGACGATGCGCGCCTTCGGTCTCACCACCTTCACCGCCGCCACCGCCGCCAGGCCGATGGTGCCGGCGCCGTACACCAGCACCGTCGGCTCGTCGCCTTCGGGCGGATCCTTGACCACCGCGTGGAACGACACCGCGAACGGGTCGGCGAGCACCGCCTGCTCGTCGCTGACGCTGACGGGCAGCGGAAACACCTGGCTCTCGTGCAGCGCGACGCGCGCCGCGTAGGCGCCGGGGGCGTCGTTGCAGTTGCCGAGGTGCAGGCCGGCGCGCAGGCCGCCGGAGTCGAAGTTGTGGCAGATCGAGAGATTGCCCTCGGCGCAGGACGGACACAGCGGCGTGATGCCGCGCGGCGCGCAGGAGAGCCATGGATTGATGGCGACGCGATCGCCGGGCTTCACCCGGCTGACGCCGGCGCCGACCTCGGCGACGACGCCGCACGTCTCGTGACCGAGGACGTGCGGGAACGAGATGATGCCGGAGATCGGGTTGTCGAAGTGGCCCTTGAGCAGGAGTTGCTTCTGGTCGCTGCCGCAGATGCCGGTCAGGGTCGGCCGCACCACCACCCAGTCGTCGCCGCGCAGGCGCGCCTCGGGAATGTCGGCGAGCTGCACCGGGGCGTAGCCGGCGATGAACGCCCGGTAGGAGAACAGCCCGAGCGTGCGCGTGAGGATGATCTTCGGAATGTTCATCTCGAACTGTAGAGCCTGCATCGACATCTCCTTGCCGCGTCGCCCCGTCATTCCGCCCGGCGGCGGGAAAAGCAACGACCGCGGCGCGCGGCCCGCTGGCGGACCCGGCTAACGCGGCGGGCCGCCCGCCCGCGTGTCCAGCGCGGTCCGATCGCGGGCGTAGTGGTAGCGGATCTGCGCCTCGCCGTACCGATGGACGCGCCCGATCGGACAGGCATCGCGCACCGCCAGCCACAGCGGCCAGGTCGCCCCGATGTCGTCCCGTCCCTGCTGCGCGGCGCGGGCGCGGGCGAAGGCCGGCGCGCAGGTCGCCGCGCAATGCGCGCACGGCGGGGACAGCGGCGGCGCGGCCGCCGGTCCAGCGATGTCGAGCACCGCCGCGGCGCGCAGCGCGAACCACGGCCCGTACACCGGATGGACGTTGAGCCCCACCGGCGACAGCGGCGCCAGCCCGGCGCGGTCCGCCAACCCCTGGATGGCCAGGCGGGGCGGCGGGTCGTGCGCCCAGCGCACCGCGTGGCGGACGCCGAGGGCGGCGAGCGCCGGGAGCACGGCGGCCTCGACGTAGCGCTCGAGCGGATCGGCGGCGGCGCGCAGCGCCGCGTCCTTCCGCCAGGCGGCGACGAACGGCGCCCACAGGGCGCGGGTGTTGCCGATCAGCAGGCCGAGCGGGTCGCCACGGCCGAGGTCGGGCAGCGACGCCGCGGCGGTGTCGGGGCCCGCGGCGGCGAACGGATGGACGATGTCGAGCCCGTGCGGCCGCAGCCGCGCCGCCAGCGCGGTCGTCAGCGACCGCCAGTCCTCGCCCGCGCGCATCGTCCCCAGGCTAGCCCGGATGATTCATGAATTCGCTACTGCGAGCGCCGATCGCACGCCAGCTCCGGCCGTGCCCGCTCCGCCCGCCACGACAGACGGTCGAGTCTGCCTGCGTCGGTCGTCGCCGCGCGGGACCGGATCCGCGCCCTCGCGGCGCTCCCGCGACGCGAATCCATGGGTGATCCGGGCTCGCAAATGCCTTCTCCAAACGGGGCGCCTGCGGTAGGGTCGCGGCGATGGATACGCCGGTCCGCATCCCCGGGGCGCCGCCGGAGTGGCTGGTGTGGAACGAGCCGACGCGCTGTCCCTATCTCCCCGCCCAGACCGCGCACCTGCCGCTGCGCCTGCCGATGCGGCGGCTGAAGCCGGCGGAGCTCTCGGCCCGCCTGGCGGAGGGCGACCGGCGGCAGGGGCTGCTGCTCTATCGGCCGACCTGCTCGAGCTGCTCCGCCTGCCAGGCGATCCGGCTCGACGTGCAGGAGTTCGCCCCCAGCGCCACGCACCGTCGGGTCCTGCGGCGCGGCGACGACCAGCTCGAGATGCTGATCGGCCGACCGTCGATCACGGAGGAGAAGGTGGCGCTCTACAACCGCCACAAGCTGGAGCGCGGCCTGACGACCAGCGACGGACTGATCGATGCCGAGGGCTACGAGCAGTTCCTCGCCGAGAGCTGCACCGACACGATCGAGATCCGCTACCTGCTCAACGGCCTGCTGCTCGGGGTGGCCATCACCGACCGCGCCGCCGACGCGCTCTCGGCCGTCTACTGTTTCTACGACCCGTCCTTCTCCCGCCTCGGCCTCGGCACCTACTCGGTGCTGAAACAGGTCGCGCTCTGCCGGCAATGGGGACTGCGCTACCTGTACCTCGGCCTCTACGTCGCCGGGAACCGCGCCATGGCCTACAAGGCGCGCTACCTGCCGCACCAGCGCCTGATCGATGGGGCGTGGCGGCGATTCGATGCGGAACGCAAGACGAAACACGCGCATGACCGCGCATGAACGCCACGGCGCATCGGCGCGCCGTCGTGGTCACGCGTCATGTCCATTGGAGCACAGATGACTGAGCAGAACGCGACGGATCTCCCGTTCCACCTGCGGGGCAATTATGCGCCGGTCACCGAGGAACGCACCGTTTGCGACCTCCAGGTGGAGGGCGCGATCCCGCCGGCGCTGCGCGGCGTGTACATGCGCAACGGGCCGAACCCGAAGTCGGGGTACTCGCCGCACTGGTTCGTCGGCGATGGCATGCTGCACGGGGTGCGCCTCGAGAACGGGCGCGCGCAGTGGTACCGCAACCGCTACGTGCGCACGCGCACCTTCACCGAGGGCGCCGAATTCGTGGACGCCAACGGCACCGTCGACCGCACCGCCGGCGTGAACAACACCAACGTCGTCCAGCACGCCGGCCGCGTCCTGGCGCTGGTCGAGAGCTCGTACCCGATCGAGGTGAGCCGCGAGCTCGACACCATCGGGCTCTGCGATTTCGGCGGCCGTCTCACCACCGCCTTCACCGCCCACCCCAAGCCCTGCCCGGTGACCGGCGAGCTGCATTTCTTCGGTTACGCCTTCCTGCCGCCGTTCCTCACCTACCATGTGCTCGATCGCGCCGGCGCGCTGGTGAAGAGCGAGGTGATCGAGGTGCCGGGGCCGACGATGATCCACGACTTCGCCATCACCGACCGGCACGTCGTCTTCATGGACCTGCCGGTGGTGTTCGACCTCGAGCTGGCGATGCAGAACCGCCTCCCCTATCGCTGGAGCGACGACTACGGCGCGCGGCTCGGCGTCATGCCGCGCGGCGGCGGCAATGCCGACGTGCGTTGGTTCGCGATCCAGCCCTGCTACGTCTTCCACCCCCTCAACGCCTACAGCGAGGGCGATGCCGTCGTCATGGACGTCGCGCGCTATCCCGAGCTCTGGCGCGGCGGTCCGGAGGGCATCTCCACGGCGACGTTGTGGCGCTGGACCATCGACCTCGCCGCCGGCCGCGTCGACGAACGGCAGCTCGACGACCGCGCGGTCGAGTTCCCGCGCGCCGACGATCGCCGCAGCGGCCTGCGCCACCGCTACGGCTACGCCGCCGGCAACGTGTTCGAGGGCGACGACGACCGCAGCCAGCGCTGCATGCTGGTGAAGTACGACCTACAGACCGGCGGCGCC
Encoded proteins:
- a CDS encoding arginyltransferase, producing MDTPVRIPGAPPEWLVWNEPTRCPYLPAQTAHLPLRLPMRRLKPAELSARLAEGDRRQGLLLYRPTCSSCSACQAIRLDVQEFAPSATHRRVLRRGDDQLEMLIGRPSITEEKVALYNRHKLERGLTTSDGLIDAEGYEQFLAESCTDTIEIRYLLNGLLLGVAITDRAADALSAVYCFYDPSFSRLGLGTYSVLKQVALCRQWGLRYLYLGLYVAGNRAMAYKARYLPHQRLIDGAWRRFDAERKTKHAHDRA
- a CDS encoding zinc-binding dehydrogenase: MQALQFEMNIPKIILTRTLGLFSYRAFIAGYAPVQLADIPEARLRGDDWVVVRPTLTGICGSDQKQLLLKGHFDNPISGIISFPHVLGHETCGVVAEVGAGVSRVKPGDRVAINPWLSCAPRGITPLCPSCAEGNLSICHNFDSGGLRAGLHLGNCNDAPGAYAARVALHESQVFPLPVSVSDEQAVLADPFAVSFHAVVKDPPEGDEPTVLVYGAGTIGLAAVAAVKVVRPKARIVVIARYPQQEEAARRLGASEVITSRKGKEIIATIARLTGARPWGSRWHGLPMLAGGVDAVYDSICSPDTIEIGLRLVRPRGILSIIGVEAPKRFEWTPLYFKELRVVGSNAFGVEEFRGVRKHAIEHYIDLCAAGEVDLAFLVTHRYGLADWRDAFLTAIRKRTGCIKVAFQFA
- a CDS encoding carotenoid oxygenase family protein, with product MTEQNATDLPFHLRGNYAPVTEERTVCDLQVEGAIPPALRGVYMRNGPNPKSGYSPHWFVGDGMLHGVRLENGRAQWYRNRYVRTRTFTEGAEFVDANGTVDRTAGVNNTNVVQHAGRVLALVESSYPIEVSRELDTIGLCDFGGRLTTAFTAHPKPCPVTGELHFFGYAFLPPFLTYHVLDRAGALVKSEVIEVPGPTMIHDFAITDRHVVFMDLPVVFDLELAMQNRLPYRWSDDYGARLGVMPRGGGNADVRWFAIQPCYVFHPLNAYSEGDAVVMDVARYPELWRGGPEGISTATLWRWTIDLAAGRVDERQLDDRAVEFPRADDRRSGLRHRYGYAAGNVFEGDDDRSQRCMLVKYDLQTGGARSHEFGLGRTPSEGVFVPASANAGEDEGWVVQFVYDAARDASDLVILDASDLRPTASVHLPCRVPYGFHGNWIAD